The Pygocentrus nattereri isolate fPygNat1 chromosome 1, fPygNat1.pri, whole genome shotgun sequence genome window below encodes:
- the LOC108426355 gene encoding uncharacterized protein LOC108426355, which yields MSSSELIKATQNITKASSSRNDTKMLMQPYANWEEYLTPGPISIAILGELVFISSKVDFSINKSPPKDGFKFIRYPESFRACLMQVCNAGWSAFNEAHKNMDQIRLHTGNVPDYIKMCVKILLQDNDELVQTFIPDQLQNIDSIANDCLDLATNTEKKFMEVIMLIQELLEACLNAKQSYSHELEEVRQKLETAKFREKLLKEANKRAENHVNKLDEQLKQAQKSFEEAMNSLPNEWEMIGMNLVEGLAGTVNTILSGAAYISTGGFIADGIKSISSFAAQNTINAGASVEQSAQEHDPMNINNIYANSSHILSVSQSFLKFIDNNQIKWEALKDESSGRITSNFLSKNFEIIKDIINKQKPCPPRQEALSICQKGISICTDLARYAEQGKCEQDEMSNLVSHIHNLVESAQIFDSKSKASTNTPAFTAKPPQLCKTQTSGSEKMTASQTARENARFRIEQSRAQLDQVREAYGKRVDEMEKKKQELNDVLISLSTCKVQEIDFETTIKFLVKGLDAMGQVKEQWEKMVRFFQMVSNIIKTCLETSLKDFTKTIQKTSTSSLRYSPSMFIKDIIYTQAFHASNIAHLVNMISGTYTEVSNKYLMDRVSSLGKLMALDPENPNFTKERMLLQNSCKEAQDGILQLVKRNKQNFDGQTRARVAQIEEELKAVMPPPSPKETEKLQKIVRNGFKEKQEDLEDQYA from the coding sequence TCAAAAGTGGACTTCTCCATCAACAAAAGTCCACCGAAAGATGGATTCAAATTCATCAGGTACCCAGAATCATTCAGAGCTTGTCTCATGCAAGTTTGCAATGCTGGATGGAGTGCTTTCAATGAGGCCCACAAGAACATGGATCAGATTCGCCTACACACAGGCAACGTTCCTGACTACATAAAGATGTGCGTGAAAATTCTTCTCCAAGATAACGACGAACTTGTTCAAACCTTTATCCCTGACCAGCTCCAGAATATTGACAGCATAGCAAACGATTGTCTGGACCTGGCAACGAACACTGAGAAGAAGTTCATGGAAGTCATTATGCTGATTCAAGAGCTTCTGGAGGCTTGCCTAAATGCCAAACAGAGTTATTCTCACGAGCTTGAGGAAGTCAGGCAAAAGCTGGAAACAGCAAAGTTTAGAGAAAAACTGTTAAAGGAAGCCAATAAGAGGGCTGAAAATCATGTGAACAAACTTGATGAGCAACTTAAACAAGCCCAGAAGTCTTTTGAGGAGGCAATGAACTCTTTGCCAAATGAATGGGAAATGATTGGGATGAATCTGGTCGAGGGCCTGGCTGGCACAGTGAATACTATCCTTTCTGGTGCAGCTTATATTAGCACAGGAGGCTTTATTGCAGACGGAATTAAATCAATTTCATCTTTTGCTGCACAAAATACAATCAATGCCGGAGCAAGCGTGGAACAGAGTGCGCAAGAACATGACCCAATGAACATAAACAACATATACGCCAATTCAAGCCACATTTTGTCAGTAAGCCAAAGTTTCCTCAAATTCATTGataataatcaaatcaaatgggAAGCACTGAAAGATGAGAGTAGCGGACGAATAACTTCAAATTTCCTGAGTAAGAACTTTGAGATAATTAAAGACATTATCAACAAGCAGAAGCCATGCCCGCCAAGGCAGGAGGCTTTATCAATTTGTCAGAAAGGCATCTCCATCTGCACCGATTTGGCCAGGTATGCAGAGCAGGGAAAATGTGAACAAGATGAAATGAGCAATTTGGTTTCACACATCCACAATCTAGTAGAGTCTGCTCAAATATTTGACTCAAAGAGTAAGGCCTCAACCAACACCCCAGCCTTCACTGCAAAGCCTCCACAACTGTGCAAAACACAGACCAGTGGATCCGAGAAGATGACTGCTAGCCAGACTGCTAGAGAAAATGCCCGTTTTCGTATAGAGCAGAGTCGGGCTCAGTTAGATCAAGTGAGGGAAGCTTATGGGAAGCGAGTAGATGAAATGGAGAAGAAGAAGCAGGAGCTGAATGACGTCCTTATCTCCCTGAGTACCTGTAAAGTCCAGGAGATTGACTTTGAAACCACCATCAAGTTTCTGGTCAAGGGACTTGATGCCATGGGACAAGTGAAAGAGCAGTGGGAGAAAATGGTGCGTTTCTTTCAGATGGTGTCAAATAtaatcaagacatgtttggaaaCCTCACTGAAAGATTTCACCAAGACTATTCAGAAGACATCCACCTCCTCTTTGAGATACTCGCCAAGTATGTTCATCAAAGACATTATCTACACCCAAGCATTTCATGCCTCAAACATTGCCCATTTGGTGAACATGATTTCAGGTACCTACACTGAGGTGTCCAACAAATACTTGATGGACAGAGTCAGCAGCCTTGGAAAGCTCATGGCCCTGGACCCTGAGAACCCAAACTTTACCAAAGAGCGCATGCTACTACAAAATTCCTGCAAGGAGGCACAGGATGGTATACTGCAACTGGTTAAAAGAAACAAGCAAAACTTTGACGGCCAAACTCGAGCAAGAGTGGCGCAAATTGAAGAAGAATTGAAGGCAGTTATGCCGCCACCCTCGCCAAAGGAAACGGAGAAGCTGCAGAAGATTGTTAGAAATGGatttaaagaaaaacaggaggATCTAGAGGACCAGTACGCCTAA